In a single window of the Alkalinema sp. FACHB-956 genome:
- a CDS encoding chemotaxis protein CheW: MVGNPDFLTGRGQDQAPEFQELESPEGELHLRFFIPSGGEFALPATGIREVLSPSPDRITPIPNVSPLLLGTLNVRGRVVWVADLGQFLGDPVPLNTDRQEISVIAVEDQDILLGLAVDRVVGMEWLDVEQVHPASNVNDSVAPFLRGEWHFEEGKRFLRLLDQVSILRSARWAA; the protein is encoded by the coding sequence ATGGTTGGTAATCCAGATTTTTTAACCGGTCGAGGGCAGGATCAGGCCCCTGAATTTCAGGAATTGGAAAGTCCTGAAGGTGAGTTGCACCTAAGGTTTTTTATTCCCTCAGGGGGGGAGTTTGCCCTGCCAGCCACGGGAATTCGGGAAGTGCTTTCGCCTTCGCCCGATCGTATTACGCCAATTCCCAATGTTTCTCCCCTCCTCCTTGGAACCTTGAACGTGCGGGGCCGAGTGGTGTGGGTAGCAGACCTGGGACAATTTCTGGGAGATCCAGTTCCTTTGAACACCGATCGCCAGGAAATTTCGGTGATTGCGGTAGAAGATCAGGACATCCTCCTTGGTCTCGCAGTCGATCGGGTGGTTGGCATGGAATGGCTGGACGTAGAGCAAGTTCACCCTGCCAGTAACGTCAACGATAGTGTTGCACCGTTTCTGCGGGGAGAATGGCATTTTGAAGAAGGAAAACGATTTCTGCGACTGCTCGATCAAGTCTCAATTCTGCGATCGGCTCGATGGGCAGCTTAA
- the pstB gene encoding phosphate ABC transporter ATP-binding protein PstB, producing MTASPNMLAKTDTVIHTDNLNIYYGDFLAVRDVSIGIPHNAITAFIGPSGCGKSTVLRCFNRLNDLIKSFRLRGSVQYHGQNLYAPEVDPVEVRRRIGMVFQKPNPFPKSIYDNIAFGPRLVGYKGNMDELVERSLRGAALWDEVKDKLKESGTALSGGQQQRLCIARTIAMQPDVILMDEPCSALDPISTLKVEDLLQELKEKYTIIIVTHNMQQASRSSDYTAFFNVEQTPKGRTGYIVEYDRTEVIFQSPKEQSTQAYVSGRFG from the coding sequence ATGACTGCTTCACCGAACATGCTTGCCAAAACCGATACGGTTATTCATACCGATAACCTGAACATTTACTACGGCGATTTTTTGGCAGTTCGAGATGTTTCGATCGGGATTCCTCACAATGCCATTACCGCGTTTATTGGGCCTTCCGGTTGCGGTAAAAGTACGGTTTTGCGCTGCTTTAATCGTCTCAATGATTTGATCAAAAGCTTCCGACTACGGGGCAGTGTGCAGTACCACGGACAAAACCTCTACGCCCCTGAAGTAGATCCGGTTGAAGTTCGTCGTCGGATTGGCATGGTGTTCCAAAAACCCAATCCCTTCCCGAAGTCCATCTATGACAATATTGCCTTTGGCCCTCGGCTGGTGGGCTACAAGGGCAACATGGATGAACTGGTGGAGCGGTCTTTACGGGGCGCGGCCCTGTGGGATGAGGTCAAGGACAAGCTTAAGGAAAGTGGGACAGCACTCTCCGGGGGGCAACAACAGCGGTTGTGTATTGCCCGGACGATCGCCATGCAGCCGGATGTAATTTTAATGGATGAACCTTGTTCTGCATTGGATCCGATTTCCACCCTGAAGGTCGAGGATCTGCTGCAAGAATTGAAGGAGAAATACACGATCATCATCGTGACTCACAACATGCAGCAGGCATCCCGGTCTTCTGATTACACGGCATTCTTTAATGTCGAGCAAACCCCCAAGGGGCGGACAGGCTACATTGTGGAATACGATCGAACCGAAGTCATTTTCCAAAGTCCCAAGGAGCAATCGACCCAAGCCTATGTGAGCGGTCGATTTGGTTAA
- the pstA gene encoding phosphate ABC transporter permease PstA yields the protein MSDSQPFISRSLHRNPWAPRTLFSNVMTGLAIACAVIAIVPLVAVLLYVLINGVSRLDLNLFTQVQPPPRVLNGGLGNALQGTLYTVGIATLLAVPFGVMAAVFLSEFVRDTRLARWIGFATNVLSGVPSIVAGTFIYSAIVLTTKTFSAFSGGVALAILMLPVIVRTATEALELVPSELRQAAVGLGATRFQTVAGVVLPAALPGIITGVMLSVARAAGETAPVLFTALGWPTWIQNIWQQTNTLSLLVYKFATAPYPNQQQLAWAGSLLLVLLVLVTNILARFFIRRKI from the coding sequence ATGAGCGACAGTCAACCCTTTATCTCCCGTAGCCTCCACCGCAACCCTTGGGCTCCCCGCACGCTATTTTCCAACGTTATGACGGGTTTAGCGATCGCCTGTGCTGTCATTGCGATTGTTCCGCTGGTTGCCGTGTTGTTATATGTCCTCATTAATGGCGTATCTCGCTTAGACTTAAATTTATTTACCCAAGTCCAACCCCCGCCTCGAGTCCTCAATGGGGGGCTCGGGAATGCCTTACAGGGAACCCTTTACACGGTGGGAATTGCCACCCTATTGGCAGTCCCCTTTGGTGTGATGGCGGCGGTCTTCCTCTCCGAATTTGTTCGGGATACCCGGTTGGCGCGATGGATTGGATTTGCTACCAATGTATTAAGTGGTGTGCCGTCCATTGTGGCAGGAACCTTTATCTACAGCGCGATCGTTCTGACAACGAAAACGTTTTCGGCATTCTCGGGAGGGGTCGCTCTGGCCATTTTGATGCTGCCGGTGATCGTGCGGACGGCCACAGAAGCCTTGGAATTGGTACCCAGTGAACTGCGGCAAGCAGCGGTGGGGTTGGGAGCAACCCGATTTCAAACCGTCGCCGGGGTTGTGCTACCCGCAGCCTTACCGGGAATTATCACTGGGGTCATGCTCTCGGTCGCACGGGCCGCTGGGGAAACGGCTCCTGTCCTATTTACTGCCTTGGGTTGGCCGACTTGGATCCAAAATATTTGGCAGCAGACCAATACGCTTTCTTTGTTGGTGTATAAGTTTGCAACCGCCCCCTATCCCAACCAGCAGCAACTAGCCTGGGCTGGATCACTGTTACTGGTTCTGCTAGTGTTGGTGACTAATATCCTTGCGAGATTTTTTATCCGTCGGAAGATTTGA
- a CDS encoding response regulator: protein MQGELTEIDVRSILQLIELGQRTGQLLVESYVPSTHGLGRSSNGSPERSLVGRSWYVFFVNGQIVYAGNPNVGLTRLRGYLGRYHAEAALDSLSVSAYSIVNAPEYGCLWALLENRTLTPEQARNILQRLIHETLFDLLSLHQGYFIFEMAAPLTPQLTTLEISPLLTQVVQQVQEWKQFYPHLQSSDQCPVIVDPTSLRSALPPGTVAALLRYADGVTSLQQIARSLNRDILTVARAIYPCVQRGWIQFAYGDSPLPTSGTKKDIATPLSSNFLMNAQPGYSPKIACLDDATTVLRTVEHLLQRHGYGVAILSNPVQALSEFFELKPDLILCDIAMPDLDGYEVCAMLRQSTAFRQTPIIMLTGRDGFIDRVRARMAGATDYLAKPFSEDELIMLLEKYVGMGQLEINSG, encoded by the coding sequence ATGCAGGGTGAGCTGACTGAAATTGATGTTCGCAGTATTCTTCAGTTGATTGAATTGGGGCAACGCACTGGCCAGTTGCTGGTGGAGTCCTACGTCCCTTCTACCCACGGATTGGGTCGATCGTCGAATGGCTCGCCAGAACGATCGTTGGTGGGGCGATCCTGGTATGTCTTTTTCGTCAACGGTCAAATCGTCTATGCGGGCAACCCCAATGTGGGGTTGACACGTTTGCGTGGCTATTTAGGGCGCTATCACGCAGAAGCGGCCCTGGATAGTTTAAGCGTGTCTGCATATTCGATCGTGAATGCACCGGAGTATGGCTGCCTCTGGGCCTTACTTGAAAATCGCACGCTGACGCCGGAGCAAGCCAGAAATATTCTCCAGCGGCTCATTCATGAAACACTCTTTGACCTGCTGAGTTTGCATCAGGGGTACTTTATTTTTGAAATGGCCGCTCCCTTGACCCCTCAGCTCACAACATTAGAGATTAGTCCTCTTCTTACTCAAGTTGTGCAACAAGTTCAAGAATGGAAGCAGTTTTATCCCCATTTGCAGTCTTCGGATCAGTGCCCGGTGATTGTGGATCCTACTTCTCTGCGCAGTGCTCTCCCTCCCGGAACGGTGGCCGCGCTGTTGCGCTACGCTGACGGAGTGACTAGCCTACAGCAGATTGCCCGCAGCCTCAATCGGGATATTCTCACCGTTGCTCGGGCAATTTATCCCTGTGTACAGCGGGGATGGATTCAATTTGCCTATGGTGATTCGCCACTGCCAACTTCAGGGACTAAAAAAGATATTGCTACACCTTTGTCCTCTAACTTCTTGATGAATGCCCAACCGGGCTATTCTCCTAAAATTGCTTGTCTGGACGATGCGACAACGGTACTCCGCACTGTGGAGCATCTGTTGCAACGTCACGGTTATGGGGTTGCCATTCTCTCCAATCCTGTTCAAGCATTGAGTGAATTTTTTGAGCTGAAGCCAGACCTGATCCTGTGTGATATTGCCATGCCTGACTTGGATGGGTATGAAGTTTGTGCCATGCTACGACAATCCACCGCGTTTCGTCAGACCCCCATTATTATGTTGACGGGGCGTGATGGCTTTATCGATCGCGTGCGGGCTCGCATGGCAGGGGCAACGGACTATTTAGCCAAGCCCTTTAGTGAAGATGAACTCATTATGTTGCTGGAAAAGTACGTGGGGATGGGACAACTGGAAATTAACTCGGGGTAA
- the tilS gene encoding tRNA lysidine(34) synthetase TilS: MARPHWTALHGRLHQTLRDRPLLPARSRILIAVSGGQDSLGLLQLLLDLQDLWQWSLAVAHCDHRWRADSTANADHVEQLAQERGLPCYRSIAETPPTSEAAARQWRYDCLTNIAQTNGFTVIATGHTASDRAETLLYNLLRGSGTDGLQALAWSRSVSDTIQLVRPILNFTRQETATICASFQLPVWEDVTNQDLAYRRNRIRQELIPYLQQHFNPQTEFHLAQTAELLTAEVEYLEALARQIRQEIQSERPHSSTALFNRRLLQKTAIALQRRVIRQILQETLHHAPTFAHIEKIVALLDAPQKSTTDPLPGGAIAWVEGDWIYLGQPLR, encoded by the coding sequence ATGGCTCGGCCTCACTGGACAGCCCTCCATGGGCGACTCCACCAAACCCTGCGCGATCGACCGCTCTTGCCCGCTCGATCGCGCATTCTCATTGCGGTTTCCGGTGGTCAGGATTCCTTGGGACTGCTACAACTACTCCTCGATTTACAGGATTTGTGGCAGTGGAGTCTTGCGGTGGCCCACTGTGATCATCGCTGGCGTGCAGATTCCACAGCCAATGCCGATCATGTGGAACAGTTAGCGCAGGAGCGAGGCTTGCCATGTTATCGATCGATCGCTGAAACTCCACCTACCAGCGAAGCCGCAGCGCGTCAGTGGCGTTATGACTGTCTAACCAACATCGCTCAAACCAACGGCTTCACAGTAATTGCCACAGGCCATACCGCCAGCGATCGGGCAGAAACCCTTCTCTATAATCTGTTGCGGGGCAGCGGTACTGATGGGTTACAAGCACTGGCCTGGAGTCGATCGGTCTCAGACACCATACAACTGGTTCGACCGATATTAAACTTTACTCGGCAGGAAACTGCCACGATTTGTGCCAGCTTCCAGTTGCCCGTTTGGGAAGATGTAACCAACCAGGATCTTGCCTACCGCCGTAACCGCATTCGCCAAGAATTAATCCCCTACTTGCAGCAGCATTTTAATCCCCAGACGGAGTTTCACCTCGCCCAAACCGCAGAACTTTTGACAGCGGAAGTGGAATATCTCGAAGCGCTGGCCCGTCAAATCCGTCAGGAAATTCAGTCAGAACGGCCCCATTCCAGCACCGCCCTATTCAACCGCCGTCTTTTACAGAAAACCGCGATCGCACTCCAGCGCCGAGTCATTCGCCAGATTTTGCAAGAAACCCTTCACCATGCCCCCACATTCGCCCATATCGAAAAAATTGTTGCCCTATTAGATGCACCCCAAAAATCCACCACCGATCCCCTTCCCGGTGGCGCGATCGCCTGGGTCGAAGGAGATTGGATCTATCTGGGCCAACCTCTGAGGTAA
- the pstC gene encoding phosphate ABC transporter permease subunit PstC, protein MALSNQQVSEIKRARSPLARQLDNGFVWLTGLFAVGVALVLVAIAIRVGWEALPAIQQFGVGFLTSSRWDPVEDIYGALPQIYGTLVSSLIALLIAMPIGIGVAIFLSEDFLPNKIQRPIVFMVELLAAIPSVVYGLWGIFVLIPILRNMGVALNAGLGWIPLFSTRPTGPGMYVAGVILAIMILPIIAAISRDALVAVPPELRQASYGLGATRWETLFKVILPAAFSGIVGGIMLAMGRAMGETMATTMVIGNANKINPSLFDQGSTIASLLANQFAEASGLQISSLMYAAFVLFLITLIVNVLAELVVRRVRMKV, encoded by the coding sequence ATGGCATTGTCCAATCAACAAGTGTCCGAAATCAAACGCGCGCGATCGCCCTTGGCTCGACAACTTGACAACGGGTTTGTCTGGCTGACGGGGTTGTTTGCAGTGGGGGTCGCCCTCGTGCTGGTGGCCATTGCGATTCGGGTGGGCTGGGAAGCGCTACCTGCCATCCAGCAGTTTGGAGTTGGCTTTCTAACCTCCTCCCGTTGGGATCCCGTTGAAGACATCTATGGTGCCCTACCGCAAATTTACGGAACGTTGGTCAGTTCGCTGATTGCTTTGTTGATTGCGATGCCGATCGGGATTGGGGTGGCAATTTTTCTCAGTGAAGATTTCCTACCGAACAAAATTCAACGTCCGATCGTCTTCATGGTGGAATTGTTGGCGGCCATTCCCAGTGTTGTCTACGGCCTGTGGGGCATTTTTGTCCTGATTCCCATCCTGCGAAACATGGGTGTGGCACTGAATGCAGGGCTGGGCTGGATTCCCTTGTTTAGTACGCGACCTACCGGGCCAGGTATGTATGTCGCGGGCGTGATTCTAGCCATTATGATTTTGCCGATCATTGCAGCCATTTCCCGCGATGCCCTCGTTGCGGTGCCCCCTGAACTGCGGCAAGCTTCCTATGGCCTAGGGGCAACCCGCTGGGAAACCTTGTTCAAAGTGATTTTGCCCGCCGCGTTTTCTGGAATTGTTGGCGGCATCATGCTGGCGATGGGTCGGGCCATGGGGGAAACCATGGCAACCACCATGGTGATTGGTAACGCCAATAAAATTAATCCTTCACTTTTTGACCAAGGCTCCACGATCGCCTCATTGCTGGCCAATCAATTCGCAGAGGCCAGTGGACTGCAAATCTCTTCACTGATGTATGCAGCCTTTGTCCTCTTTTTAATCACATTAATTGTCAATGTCCTCGCAGAACTCGTCGTTCGTCGGGTTCGGATGAAGGTTTAG
- the hmpF gene encoding pilus motility taxis protein HmpF, with protein MLYLAEVIQKKGGIMGGSKAELRLLACQRAEQNWSAVNGEEIVAAEEANRYSAGTLLLVDLTNSKQVQRIQEAGRPLVSILQNFSRLQEKFKTQEEEIEQWKQSLTYQSQELNRREMEMEARREQLEQLEEDFEQLEQQRQQFEQSRSEFEQTHQEVERQKQELEGAWEHLRGELRRLEERQQELQGASVLDEDKAQQIDQLLQQIARNRMSAQQIQEQSQQSTNQVNQHQDLLNQHWQILEQHRTSIDQLRNELNQQSQELAQRWSDWRESECSLEQAKSELKFQQATLQIKQEYAQMLGLQIQHHDDIHHQLYRMTEGIDGVNISDQVDVDALEKMPLDNLQSIVNDLQIDFDKSSEFVRGQEEELDFKQREIDALQAKVSQVSEFDRMSLEAELADERDAYQFLNETLVGQRRNLREKQGVLRQHQSILARRQGLPDPYAQEGGLNLGPVFAQIEGVRHQQSDELQKVEAQIEQIRSAIDQAQGILTGQSAELDNRRRDLEQQDQALADKRQSLGEVVGKIALYEALLQPVQDSLNGLRHKLAEMAEVAVQMQQMEDAQQQALTQVQAVFTSLQQPQLAAS; from the coding sequence GTGCTATATCTAGCAGAGGTCATTCAGAAGAAGGGCGGGATCATGGGAGGCAGCAAGGCCGAATTGCGCTTGCTGGCTTGCCAACGCGCAGAGCAAAATTGGAGCGCTGTCAACGGAGAAGAAATCGTTGCTGCCGAAGAAGCGAATCGTTACAGTGCTGGCACGCTGCTACTGGTGGATTTGACAAACAGTAAACAAGTGCAACGCATTCAGGAGGCTGGACGTCCCCTCGTCAGCATTCTACAGAATTTTTCGCGGCTCCAAGAAAAGTTTAAAACCCAGGAAGAAGAGATTGAACAGTGGAAGCAATCTCTGACTTACCAAAGCCAAGAGCTCAATCGACGGGAAATGGAAATGGAAGCCCGTCGGGAACAGTTAGAGCAGCTTGAGGAGGACTTTGAGCAGCTTGAACAGCAGCGTCAGCAGTTTGAGCAGTCACGATCGGAATTTGAGCAAACCCACCAAGAGGTGGAACGCCAGAAACAGGAACTCGAAGGAGCCTGGGAGCATCTGAGGGGGGAATTGCGTCGTTTAGAAGAACGACAACAGGAACTTCAAGGGGCTTCTGTTCTCGATGAGGATAAGGCTCAACAGATTGATCAACTGTTGCAGCAAATTGCTAGAAATCGCATGTCTGCTCAGCAGATACAGGAGCAGTCCCAGCAGTCAACAAACCAGGTTAATCAGCATCAAGACTTGCTGAATCAGCACTGGCAAATCTTGGAACAACATCGCACCTCGATCGACCAGCTGCGGAATGAACTCAATCAGCAATCCCAGGAACTGGCCCAGCGTTGGAGTGACTGGCGCGAGTCGGAGTGTTCTTTAGAACAAGCCAAGTCTGAACTGAAATTCCAGCAGGCAACTTTGCAAATCAAGCAAGAATATGCCCAGATGCTGGGACTCCAAATTCAGCACCACGACGATATCCATCACCAGCTCTATCGCATGACCGAGGGGATTGATGGCGTTAATATTAGCGACCAGGTGGATGTGGATGCTCTGGAGAAAATGCCTCTGGATAACCTCCAGTCCATCGTGAATGACCTGCAAATTGACTTTGACAAGTCGTCTGAATTTGTTCGGGGTCAGGAAGAAGAACTGGACTTTAAACAGCGGGAAATTGATGCTCTTCAGGCAAAAGTCAGTCAGGTCAGTGAGTTCGATCGGATGAGCTTGGAGGCTGAACTGGCGGATGAGCGGGATGCTTACCAGTTCTTGAACGAAACGCTAGTTGGGCAACGGCGGAATCTCCGGGAAAAACAAGGCGTTCTCCGCCAGCACCAGTCGATTTTGGCCCGTCGGCAAGGGCTGCCGGATCCCTATGCTCAGGAAGGTGGGCTCAATCTCGGCCCCGTCTTTGCTCAGATTGAGGGAGTGCGCCACCAGCAATCGGATGAATTGCAGAAGGTTGAGGCCCAGATTGAACAAATTCGCAGTGCGATCGACCAAGCGCAGGGTATCCTCACCGGCCAATCAGCCGAGCTTGACAATCGGCGACGTGACCTAGAACAACAAGACCAAGCTTTGGCGGATAAGCGTCAGAGTTTGGGAGAAGTGGTGGGTAAGATCGCCCTGTATGAAGCCCTCCTGCAACCGGTGCAGGATAGTTTGAACGGCTTACGGCATAAATTAGCTGAAATGGCGGAAGTTGCGGTGCAAATGCAACAAATGGAAGACGCACAGCAGCAGGCTTTGACTCAAGTTCAAGCAGTCTTTACCAGCCTCCAACAGCCCCAACTTGCTGCGTCCTAA
- a CDS encoding KGK domain-containing protein, whose translation MDNRFVPLEEDEVLFVKAGRILMENPTFKVSEFLDALAQAISDRELDWSEAHESWFADGLPCDAMRLTGSGWQRGRVRIRLEFSPAKPQESLPEHSSSRERVRIQARTMESDDLDEFDLP comes from the coding sequence ATGGATAATCGCTTTGTGCCCTTAGAGGAAGATGAGGTTCTGTTTGTCAAAGCAGGCCGCATTTTGATGGAAAATCCAACATTTAAGGTCAGCGAGTTTTTAGATGCTTTGGCGCAGGCGATCAGCGATCGAGAACTAGATTGGTCTGAAGCCCATGAAAGCTGGTTTGCCGATGGGCTGCCCTGTGATGCCATGCGACTGACAGGCTCTGGCTGGCAACGGGGCCGGGTACGAATTCGTCTAGAATTTTCACCGGCTAAACCCCAGGAAAGCTTGCCAGAGCATAGCAGCTCGCGAGAACGTGTCCGCATTCAGGCTCGAACGATGGAATCCGATGACTTGGATGAATTTGACTTGCCTTAA
- a CDS encoding response regulator, protein MSTVLVVEDSVTQREMITDLLKGSGLSVTIASDGVEALEQIQGQCPDLVVLDIVMPRMNGYEVCRRLKSDPKTQNVPVVMCSSKGEEFDRYWGMKQGADAYIAKPFQPTELVGTVKQLLRG, encoded by the coding sequence ATGAGTACAGTCTTAGTGGTGGAAGACAGTGTCACTCAACGGGAAATGATTACGGATCTCCTCAAAGGGAGCGGTCTCAGTGTGACGATAGCCTCCGATGGGGTAGAGGCTCTGGAGCAAATCCAGGGGCAATGTCCAGATTTGGTCGTTTTGGATATTGTCATGCCTCGGATGAATGGGTACGAAGTCTGTCGTCGCCTCAAGTCCGATCCCAAGACACAGAATGTTCCTGTGGTGATGTGTTCTTCCAAAGGGGAGGAATTTGACCGCTACTGGGGGATGAAACAAGGGGCTGATGCCTATATCGCCAAACCGTTTCAGCCCACTGAGCTGGTCGGCACTGTGAAGCAGTTGTTACGAGGTTAG
- the psb27 gene encoding photosystem II protein Psb27, with the protein MKRYLSRLLALVLVVVMGLMGLPGMAAADSLTGNYKEDTLGVIEVLVEAIDATPDNPDRKKLVEDAKQKINDFAARYRRNGSVVKLSSFTTMRTAVNSLAGHYSSYPNRPVPEKMKNRLKDEFRQVKIALNRDA; encoded by the coding sequence ATGAAGCGCTATCTGTCTCGCCTACTGGCGCTCGTGTTAGTAGTTGTAATGGGGCTAATGGGTCTGCCGGGGATGGCCGCAGCAGATAGTCTCACGGGGAACTACAAAGAGGATACCTTGGGTGTCATTGAAGTTTTGGTAGAAGCCATTGATGCGACACCAGACAATCCCGATCGCAAAAAATTGGTAGAAGACGCTAAGCAGAAAATTAACGACTTTGCAGCGCGCTACCGTCGGAATGGTTCGGTTGTCAAGCTGAGTTCCTTTACAACGATGCGAACCGCTGTCAATTCCTTGGCCGGCCACTATTCGTCCTATCCGAATCGGCCTGTGCCCGAAAAAATGAAAAATCGCCTCAAGGATGAGTTCCGTCAAGTCAAGATTGCCCTCAATCGAGATGCCTAG
- the ccsB gene encoding c-type cytochrome biogenesis protein CcsB, with amino-acid sequence MDLVALQGLLDNASFAVLFVTMLVYWVGAAFPGIPVLSGLGTTGMAIANITMAALLAARWLEAGYFPLSNLYESLFFLAWGITTMHLIAENMSKSRLVGVATAPVAMGITAFAALSLSDDMQASAPLVPALKSNWLMMHVSVMMFSYATLMVGSVLAIAFLLVTRGQNIELRGSSVGTGAYRLTRSQSPETPAVANPISTASDGSQLRGSTAVLEAPSTSTSVSLSPQRLSLADTLDNISYRIIGLGFPLLTIGIISGAVWANEAWGSYWSWDPKETWALITWLVFAAYLHARITKGWQGRRPALLAAMGFVVVWVCYLGVNLLGKGLHSYGWFL; translated from the coding sequence ATGGATTTGGTTGCCCTTCAGGGACTCCTGGATAATGCTTCGTTTGCTGTGCTGTTTGTCACGATGTTGGTTTACTGGGTGGGAGCTGCGTTTCCTGGCATTCCAGTGCTATCAGGGTTGGGAACAACCGGAATGGCGATCGCAAACATCACAATGGCAGCACTCTTAGCTGCCCGCTGGCTAGAAGCTGGTTACTTTCCCCTCAGTAACCTCTACGAATCCCTCTTTTTCCTGGCCTGGGGCATTACCACAATGCACCTGATTGCTGAAAATATGAGCAAAAGTCGTCTCGTTGGCGTAGCGACAGCTCCCGTTGCCATGGGCATTACCGCTTTTGCAGCCTTGTCCCTCTCGGATGATATGCAAGCCTCTGCCCCCTTGGTTCCAGCACTCAAGTCCAACTGGCTCATGATGCACGTTAGCGTCATGATGTTCAGCTATGCCACTTTAATGGTGGGCTCAGTTTTGGCGATCGCGTTTCTATTGGTTACTCGGGGACAAAATATTGAACTACGGGGAAGTTCCGTGGGAACAGGGGCCTATCGCCTCACCCGATCGCAATCTCCGGAGACCCCCGCTGTGGCTAACCCGATCTCTACAGCGTCAGATGGCAGTCAACTCCGGGGCAGCACGGCAGTCCTGGAAGCCCCTTCAACCTCCACCTCTGTGAGTCTGTCGCCCCAGCGTTTGAGCCTTGCAGATACCTTGGATAACATCAGTTATCGCATTATCGGATTGGGCTTCCCATTGCTAACGATCGGGATTATTTCCGGGGCCGTGTGGGCCAATGAAGCTTGGGGATCCTACTGGAGTTGGGATCCCAAAGAAACTTGGGCGTTAATTACCTGGTTGGTCTTTGCGGCCTATCTCCATGCCCGAATCACAAAGGGCTGGCAGGGTCGTCGCCCTGCGTTGTTGGCAGCAATGGGGTTTGTTGTCGTTTGGGTTTGCTACCTCGGTGTTAACTTGCTGGGCAAGGGCTTACATAGTTATGGCTGGTTTCTCTAG